From the genome of Triticum aestivum cultivar Chinese Spring chromosome 3B, IWGSC CS RefSeq v2.1, whole genome shotgun sequence, one region includes:
- the LOC123068886 gene encoding protein indeterminate-domain 7, with the protein MMLKDFAAIQQQQQQQLALAADENMSNLTSASGDQTSVSSHPLPPPSKKKRSLPGNPDPDAEVIALSPRALMATNRYVCEICGKGFQRDQNLQLHRRGHNLPWKLKQRNPNEVVRKKVYVCPEPGCVHHDRSRALGDLTGIKKHFSRKHGEKKWKCDKCAKRYAVQSDWKAHSKVCGTREYRCDCGTLFSRRDSFITHRAFCDALAEESARAVAVAVEEHQHPGMLYSHGGGGAGFQMPAVMDPSSSLGGGHGLIQELCLKREREQQQQQQQFAQPWLSEQQQQQLEMAGEGAQAMFGTARMEQEFNASSTPESSTQPVGMSFASFPSSSAAPSAAGATASSHMSATALLQKAAQMGATLSRPSGQGQMAASTFSSSSSAAITNVTNNAPAAATSSSAATSTVGVGFGHAFEAPAHFGVDQRPSANRNAGNAGVGGAGRGNAGGANDGLTRDFLGLRAFSHGDILSMGGFDPCMPTSASARAAYDQQGPQSSNPWHG; encoded by the exons ATGATGCTCAAGGATTTCGCGGCaattcagcagcagcagcagcagcagctggccctcgccgccgacgagaacaTGTCGAACCTCACCTCCGCCTCCGGCGACCAGACCAGCGTCTCCTCCCACCCCCTCCCGCCTCCTTCCAAGAAGAAGCGCAGCCTCCCGGGAAATCCAG ACCCTGACGCGGAGGTGATCGCGCTGTCGCCGCGTGCGCTCATGGCGACGAACCGGTACGTGTGCGAGATCTGCGGCAAGGGGTTCCAGCGGGACCAGAACCTGCAGCTGCACCGGCGCGGCCACAACCTCCCCTGGAAGCTCAAGCAGCGGAACCCCAACGAGGTGGTGCGCAAGAAGGTGTACGTGTGCCCGGAGCCCGGGTGCGTCCACCACGACCGCTCCCGCGCGCTCGGCGACCTCACCGGCATCAAGAAGCACTTCAGCCGCAAGCACGGCGAGAAGAAGTGGAAGTGCGACAAGTGCGCCAAGCGCTACGCCGTGCAGTCCGACTGGAAGGCCCACTCTAAGGTCTGCGGCACCCGCGAGTACCGATGCGACTGCGGCACGCTCTTCTCAAG GCGGGACAGCTTCATCACGCACAGGGCGTTCTGCGACGCGCTGGCGGAGGAGAGCGCgagggcggtggccgtggccgtggAGGAGCACCAGCATCCGGGGATGCTCTACTcgcacggtggcggcggcgcggggtttCAGATGCCGGCCGTGATGGACCCGTCGAGCTCGCTCGGTGGCGGCCACGGGCTGATCCAAGAATTGTGCCTCAAGAGGGAGcgggagcagcaacagcagcagcagcagttcgcGCAGCCGTGGCtatcggagcagcagcagcagcagctggagaTGGCCGGCGAGGGCGCCCAGGCCATGTTTGGGACGGCCAGGATGGAACAGGAGTTCAACGCGAGCTCCACGCCGGAGAGCAGCACGCAGCCTGTGGGCATGAGCTTTGCGTCATTTCCCTCGTCGTCTGCGGCCCCGTCAGCGGCCGGGGCGACGGCCTCATCCCACATGTCGGCCACCGCGCTGCTCCAGAAGGCGGCGCAGATGGGTGCAACGCTGAGCCGGCCGTCAGGCCAAGGCCAGATGGCAGCGAGCACcttcagcagtagcagcagcgccgCCATCACCAACGTCACCAACAATGCACCTGCTGCCGCTACTAGTAGCAGCGCGGCGACAAGCACCGTCGGCGTGGGATTCGGGCACGCGTTCGAGGCGCCGGCTCACTTCGGAGTGGaccagaggcccagtgccaatCGTAATGCCGGCAATGCCGGCGTCGGCGGCGCAGGTAGAGGCAATGCCGGAGGCGCAAACGACGGCCTCACGAGGGATTTCCTGGGTCTGCGGGCCTTCTCCCACGGCGACATACTCAGCATGGGAGGCTTCGATCCCTGCATGCCCACGTCGGCCTCGGCGAGGGCGGCGTACGATCAGCAAGGGCCGCAGAGCAGCAACCCATGGCATGGCTAG